A genomic window from Silene latifolia isolate original U9 population chromosome 11, ASM4854445v1, whole genome shotgun sequence includes:
- the LOC141613161 gene encoding F-box/kelch-repeat protein At3g23880-like, with product MTRLPHHLILENILPRLPVRSLFRFKSVCKDWLYAISSHDFAKSHLRYSSWRPHNFLLLANDSKRYNYVFNLLSNDEIQHDHLKPVILPLDIDNGIGGVIDIVGSCDGLVCLYRELNQHRTFYLWNPAIRQSREIDQIVQLEEIEPFMFTAAYGFGHGSSTDDYKIVAIFTSYTNDFNTHLYVYSSLTGKWRRIACVLDNNRVSTIGIHKGVLIDNTVYWPLRIRDQGDQENHIVGFNLRDEKLEVHPWMSWLLQESEANLPLFGIQGCLSLCRYIDNTCFDVWMLKDRNDWNSWEKLFYVNVGYVDFIHFSKNGKCLVHHLKELKVVDQGQDTNLGGHYDGHLWDVEDYTESFVWPFLL from the coding sequence ATGACGCGTCTTCCTCATCACTTGATACTCGAAAATATACTACCAAGACTTCCGGTAAGATCTCTATTTCGCTTCAAGTCTGTTTGTAAGGATTGGTTATACGCCATTTCGAGCCATGATTTTGCAAAATCGCACCTTAGATATTCATCCTGGCGCCCTCATAACTTTCTTTTACTTGCGAATGATTCAAAACGATATAATTATGTGTTCAACTTGTTATCCAACGACGAAATTCAACACGATCATCTAAAACCTGTAATACTTCCCCTAGACATTGATAATGGTATAGGTGGAGTTATAGATATAGTTGGTTCTTGTGATGGCCTTGTATGCTTGTACCGCGAATTAAACCAACATCGTACCTTCTATCTTTGGAACCCTGCTATTCGACAAAGTCGAGAAATTGACCAAATTGTTCAACTTGAAGAAATCGAACCCTTTATGTTCACGGCAGCTTATGGGTTCGGTCATGGATCATCCACTGATGACTACAAGATTGTTGCCATTTTTACGAGTTATACTAATGATTTTAATACTCATTTATACGTATATTCTTCGCTCACTGGGAAATGGCGAAGAATAGCATGTGTTTTAGATAATAATCGTGTGTCTACGATAGGAATTCATAAGGGTGTTTTGATCGATAACACTGTGTACTGGCCTCTTAGAATTCGCGATCAAGGAGATCAAGAAAATCACATTGTTGGATTTAATTTACGCGATGAAAAATTAGAGGTACACCCATGGATGAGCTGGTTGCTTCAAGAGAGCGAAGCTAACCTGCCTTTGTTTGGGATACAAGGTTGCTTGTCATTGTGTCGGTACATAGATAATACTTGTTTCGATGTTTGGATGTTGAAAGATCGCAATGATTGGAATTCATGGGAGAAATTGTTCTATGTTAATGTCGGGTATGTCGATTTCATTCACTTCTCAAAGAATGGAAAGTGTTTGGTACACCATTTGAAGGAGCTCAAGGTGGTCGATCAAGGTCAGGACACTAATTTAGGTGGACATTACGACGGTCATTTATGGGACGTGGAAGATTACACTGAGAGTTTCGTCTGGCCTTTTTTATTATAG
- the LOC141613162 gene encoding putative FBD-associated F-box protein At5g22720, with the protein MKENPSNLAVARWIYLPNDILVDIFNRLGLCPTTSVTFSATTFDIKLGGYDLYDTPLLWNILDNLFTIFANLPLLKTFSLQLPNASLYVIKPSSWDVIASWARRLRQHNLQHFEVKTYRSSCVPYGLYRVNIPSVFRINSLVSLDLNLCMDDFLWCIPNSIDLPNLKKLSLILADYTNLGILIRSCPSLRDLNFTIHKRQKDSIIQISSKRLKRLNVCLYGWSSILELIIIDAPKLKHLNFFSDRKSCDELIFDSISHVKSLTLLYSSPLLHNYPTTTKTTIFPNMTRLKLNLGHFKKLEDLSSMLHCPNLEELVLEVTNFYGMDIPQKPKVKPLEHLKRLDLEMDGIRLDEELLELAAYILRSALVLEKLILYARSSFIHPNNSLPEDEFYRSLYKYPRISSHCQIELSGAYGSPICSRD; encoded by the coding sequence ATGAAAGAAAACCCTAGTAACCTGGCCGTGGCACGATGGATCTACCTTCCGAACGACATCCTCGTCGACATATTCAACCGTCTTGGCCTTTGTCCAAccacttccgtcactttttcgGCCACTACGTTCGACATTAAACTCGGGGGATATGATCTGTATGATACGCCCCTCCTTTGGAATATCCTTGACAACCTTTTCACTATATTCGCTAATTTACCCTTACTCAAAACCTTTAGTCTTCAACTTCCCAATGCTTCTTTATATGTAATAAAACCTTCTTCTTGGGATGTTATAGCCTCATGGGCTCGTCGACTACGGCAACATAACCTTCAACACTTCGAGGTTAAAACATATCGTAGTAGTTGTGTACCATATGGTCTTTATCGAGTGAACATACCAAGTGTTTTCCGAATAAATTCGTTGGTATCGCTTGACTTGAACTTGTGTATGGACGACTTTCTTTGGTGCATTCCTAATTCAATTGATCTTCCTAATTTGAAGAAACTTAGTCTAATTTTGGCCGATTATACAAATTTAGGAATTCTAATACGTTCTTGCCCGTCGCTTAGAGATTTGAACTTCACCATTCATAAGCGTCAAAAGGATTCGATAATACAAATCTCGAGTAAGCGTTTAAAGCGACTGAATGTATGTCTATATGGATGGTCGTCTATCCTTGAACTTATAATAATTGATGCTCCGAAATTGAAGCACTTGAACTTCTTCTCTGATCGCAAATCTTGTGATGAATTAATATTTGATTCGATCAGCCATGTCAAGTCGCTTACTCTCCTTTACTCGTCACCTTTGCTTCACAATTACCCTACAACGACAAAGACGACAATCTTCCCTAATATGACTCGTCTTAAATTGAATTTGGGTCATTTTAAAAAATTAGAAGATTTGAGTTCAATGCTACATTGTCCCAATCTCGAGGAACTCGTGTTGGAAGTTACTAATTTTTATGGGATGGATATTCCTCAAAAGCCTAAAGTTAAACCTCTCGAACATTTGAAGCGATTAGATTTGGAAATGGACGGGATTCGACTTGACGAAGAATTGTTGGAGCTAGCAGCATATATACTAAGAAGTGCGCTTGTTTTGGAGAAGCTGATACTGTATGCTAGGTCTTCATTCATCCATCCAAATAACTCCCTCCCGGAAGATGAGTTCTATCGATCTTTATACAAGTATCCAAGGATTTCCTCTCACTGCCAAATCGAACTTTCGGGAGCGTATGGGTCTCCCATTTGTTCAAGGGATTGA